The following are encoded together in the Streptomyces rapamycinicus NRRL 5491 genome:
- the ctaD gene encoding cytochrome c oxidase subunit I yields MATETARTAGPVRETRQGSVLVDWLTTTDHKKIGHLYLISSFGFFLVGGVLALVMRAELARPGLQIVSQEEFNQAFTLHGTIMLLLFATPAFAGFANEIMPLQIGAPDVAFPRLNMLSYWLYLFGGLIVVAGLLVPTGTADFGWTAYAPLNSPIRSPGIGADMWIMGLALAGFGTILGAVNFLTTIMAMRAPGMTMFRMPIFTWNTLFTSIMILMAFPVLAAALLALEADRRFGAVVFDARYGGPLLWQHLFWFFGHPEVYIIALPFFGIISEIIPVFSRKPIFGYVTLIGATMAITGLSMVVWAHHMFATGSVLLPFFSLMSFLIAVPTGVKFFNWIGTMLGGSVSLEAPMLWAVGFLVSFLFGGLTGVILASPPLDFHVTDSYFVVGHFHYVVFGTVVFAMFAGFYFWWPKFTGKLLDERLAKIHFWTLFTGFHTTFLVQHWLGVEGMPRRYADYLAADGFTALNTISTIGSFLLGMSTLPFLYNVWKTAKYGRKVEVDDPWGYGRSLEWATSCPPPRHNFTTLPRVRSESPAFDLNHPEVASPTREKDRRPKPRGPVSPGPGPTGS; encoded by the coding sequence ATGGCGACAGAGACCGCGCGGACCGCCGGTCCGGTACGGGAGACGCGGCAGGGCAGCGTGCTGGTGGACTGGCTCACCACCACCGACCACAAGAAGATCGGGCATCTGTATCTGATCTCGTCGTTCGGCTTCTTCCTGGTCGGCGGTGTGCTGGCGCTGGTGATGCGCGCCGAACTGGCCCGTCCGGGCCTCCAGATCGTCTCGCAGGAGGAGTTCAACCAGGCGTTCACCCTGCATGGCACGATCATGCTGCTGCTGTTCGCGACCCCGGCGTTCGCGGGGTTCGCCAACGAGATCATGCCGCTGCAGATCGGCGCGCCCGATGTGGCCTTCCCACGCCTCAACATGCTGTCGTACTGGCTGTATCTGTTCGGCGGGCTGATCGTGGTGGCCGGTCTGCTGGTGCCGACGGGCACCGCGGACTTCGGCTGGACCGCCTATGCCCCGCTCAACAGCCCGATCCGCTCCCCCGGTATCGGCGCCGACATGTGGATCATGGGGCTGGCGCTGGCGGGGTTCGGGACGATCCTGGGCGCGGTGAACTTCCTGACCACCATCATGGCGATGCGCGCGCCGGGCATGACGATGTTCCGGATGCCGATCTTCACCTGGAACACCCTCTTCACCTCGATCATGATCCTGATGGCGTTCCCGGTGCTGGCGGCGGCGCTGCTGGCGCTGGAGGCGGACCGGCGGTTCGGGGCGGTGGTCTTCGACGCCCGGTACGGCGGGCCGCTGCTGTGGCAGCACCTCTTCTGGTTCTTCGGCCATCCCGAGGTCTACATCATCGCGCTGCCGTTCTTCGGCATCATCAGCGAGATCATCCCGGTCTTCTCGCGGAAGCCGATCTTCGGCTATGTGACGCTGATCGGCGCGACCATGGCCATCACCGGGCTGTCGATGGTCGTCTGGGCCCACCACATGTTCGCCACCGGATCGGTTCTGCTGCCCTTCTTCTCCCTGATGTCGTTTCTGATCGCGGTGCCGACCGGGGTGAAGTTCTTCAACTGGATCGGCACCATGCTGGGCGGCTCGGTGTCCCTGGAGGCACCGATGCTGTGGGCCGTCGGGTTCCTGGTGAGCTTCCTCTTCGGAGGGCTCACCGGCGTCATCCTGGCCTCACCGCCGCTGGACTTCCATGTCACGGACAGCTACTTCGTCGTGGGCCACTTCCACTACGTGGTCTTCGGGACGGTCGTCTTCGCGATGTTCGCGGGGTTCTACTTCTGGTGGCCCAAGTTCACCGGAAAGCTGCTGGACGAGCGGCTGGCCAAGATCCACTTCTGGACGCTGTTCACCGGCTTCCACACCACCTTCCTGGTGCAGCACTGGCTGGGCGTGGAGGGGATGCCGCGCCGCTACGCCGACTATCTGGCGGCCGACGGCTTCACCGCGCTCAACACCATCTCCACGATCGGCTCCTTCCTGCTGGGCATGTCGACCCTGCCGTTCCTCTACAACGTATGGAAGACGGCCAAGTACGGAAGGAAGGTGGAGGTCGACGACCCCTGGGGGTACGGCCGCTCCCTGGAGTGGGCGACCTCCTGTCCCCCGCCCCGGCACAACTTCACCACGCTCCCCCGGGTCCGCTCCGAATCGCCGGCCTTCGATCTGAACCATCCCGAGGTGGCGAGCCCGACGCGGGAGAAGGACCGGCGGCCGAAGCCGCGGGGCCCGGTCAGCCCAGGGCCCGGTCCAACCGGTTCCTGA
- a CDS encoding gas vesicle protein GvpG, with amino-acid sequence MLRQVVAAAEREYYDPANIQRALAELETQLDQGAIDEREFERQEDVLLDRLEEARQWANGTL; translated from the coding sequence GTGCTGAGGCAGGTCGTCGCCGCCGCGGAGCGGGAGTACTACGACCCGGCCAACATCCAGCGCGCCCTGGCCGAGCTGGAGACCCAGCTCGACCAGGGCGCGATCGACGAACGAGAGTTCGAGCGGCAGGAGGACGTGCTGCTCGACCGGTTGGAGGAGGCGCGCCAGTGGGCGAACGGGACTCTGTGA
- a CDS encoding gas vesicle structural protein GvpA, translated as MTTVVPAQQSRGGGGTSGLYDVLELILDRGLVIDAFIRVSLVGIEILKIDIRIVVASVDTYLRFAEACNRLDLESGPSKSPGLPEVVEGITENGARSKTKGALSGAGDTVSKAAQSVADAIRPSEEEEEEPRRRRPARKAAPRKSEESS; from the coding sequence ATGACCACTGTTGTCCCGGCACAGCAATCCAGGGGCGGGGGCGGCACCAGCGGCCTGTACGACGTCCTGGAACTCATACTCGACCGAGGGCTGGTGATCGACGCGTTCATCCGAGTCTCCCTGGTCGGCATCGAAATCCTCAAGATCGACATTCGGATCGTGGTCGCGAGTGTCGACACCTATCTGCGGTTCGCCGAGGCGTGCAACCGTCTCGACCTGGAGTCGGGCCCGAGCAAGTCCCCCGGGCTGCCCGAGGTCGTCGAGGGCATCACCGAGAACGGCGCGCGGTCCAAGACCAAGGGCGCCCTCTCCGGCGCCGGCGACACCGTCTCCAAGGCCGCCCAGTCCGTGGCCGACGCGATCCGCCCGTCGGAGGAGGAAGAGGAGGAGCCACGCCGGCGCCGTCCGGCCCGTAAGGCGGCGCCACGGAAGTCCGAGGAGTCCTCATGA
- a CDS encoding GvpL/GvpF family gas vesicle protein has product MTTYVYGIARGEVPDLGDRLLGIGDPPLPVRALNEGELAAIVSDCPPELKPRRRDLLAHQHVLAEVSDSRAVLPMRFGSVSSSDDDVRSVLAEHADRYQDQLNRLTDRVEYNVKAVHDEDSVLHQVLAEEPELRMMAEANRAAGGGTYEDRVRFGELMAGAVRAREVRDAKLVEEALAPTAEEVRPGPESGGWFVSLSLLLGKDAADPLLSAAAELERAHPWLKLRINGPLPPYSFVES; this is encoded by the coding sequence ATGACCACCTATGTCTACGGCATCGCGCGGGGCGAGGTCCCGGACCTGGGCGATCGGCTGCTGGGCATCGGCGACCCCCCGCTGCCGGTCCGGGCGCTGAACGAGGGCGAGCTGGCCGCGATCGTCAGCGACTGCCCGCCCGAGCTCAAGCCCCGCCGCCGCGATCTGCTGGCCCACCAGCATGTGCTGGCCGAGGTCAGCGACTCCCGCGCGGTACTGCCGATGCGCTTCGGCAGCGTGTCCTCCAGCGACGACGACGTCCGCAGCGTGCTGGCCGAGCACGCCGACCGCTACCAGGACCAGCTGAATCGGCTGACCGACCGGGTGGAGTACAACGTCAAGGCCGTGCACGACGAGGACTCGGTGCTCCACCAGGTGCTCGCCGAGGAGCCGGAGCTGCGGATGATGGCGGAGGCCAACCGGGCGGCGGGCGGCGGCACCTACGAGGACCGGGTGCGCTTCGGCGAGCTGATGGCGGGCGCGGTACGGGCCCGTGAGGTGCGGGACGCCAAGCTCGTGGAGGAGGCGCTGGCACCGACCGCCGAAGAGGTGCGGCCGGGCCCGGAGAGCGGCGGCTGGTTCGTGAGCCTGTCGCTGCTGCTCGGCAAGGACGCCGCCGATCCACTGCTGTCGGCGGCCGCCGAACTGGAGCGGGCCCACCCCTGGCTGAAGCTGCGGATCAACGGTCCGCTGCCGCCGTACAGCTTCGTCGAGTCCTGA
- a CDS encoding gas vesicle protein codes for MTMAPEGPLAHQQIALVDVLDRLLAGGVVITGDLTLRIADVDLVRIDLRALISSVNANVPSPWEEP; via the coding sequence ATGACGATGGCCCCCGAGGGCCCCCTGGCCCATCAGCAGATCGCCCTGGTGGACGTGTTGGACCGGCTGCTGGCGGGCGGCGTGGTGATCACCGGTGACCTGACCCTGCGGATCGCCGACGTCGATCTGGTCCGCATCGACCTGCGCGCGCTCATCAGCTCGGTCAACGCCAATGTGCCGTCCCCCTGGGAGGAACCGTGA
- a CDS encoding gas vesicle protein: MAGRGEGGANLADILERVLDKGVVIAGDIRINLLDIELLTIKLRLIVASVDKAKEMGIDWWEHDPSLSSRARTGVDGGEKAEVTRRDGREDAEVTSGESREATE; the protein is encoded by the coding sequence CTGGCCGGACGGGGTGAGGGCGGGGCGAACCTCGCCGACATCCTGGAGCGGGTGCTCGACAAGGGCGTGGTGATCGCGGGCGATATCCGCATCAATCTGCTCGACATCGAACTTCTCACGATCAAGCTGCGGCTGATCGTGGCCTCGGTCGACAAGGCGAAGGAGATGGGCATCGACTGGTGGGAGCACGACCCGTCGCTCTCGTCACGCGCCAGGACCGGGGTGGACGGCGGCGAGAAGGCCGAGGTCACCCGCCGGGACGGCCGCGAGGACGCCGAGGTGACCAGCGGGGAGAGCCGGGAGGCCACCGAATGA
- a CDS encoding gas vesicle protein K — translation MKLVLTVVELLRQLMERQALRRVDQGDLTEDQEERIGLTLMLLEDRMVTLCDRYGIAPSDLNLDLGPLGPLLSPRE, via the coding sequence ATGAAGCTGGTGCTCACCGTCGTGGAGCTGCTGCGCCAGCTCATGGAGCGGCAGGCGCTGCGCCGGGTGGACCAGGGCGATCTGACGGAGGACCAGGAGGAGCGGATCGGGCTGACGCTGATGCTCCTGGAGGACCGGATGGTCACGCTCTGCGACCGCTACGGCATCGCGCCCTCCGATCTCAATCTGGACCTTGGGCCACTCGGTCCGCTCCTGTCCCCGAGGGAGTGA
- a CDS encoding phosphatase PAP2 family protein, whose product MRTEDKLPATEERRPDLARPRMTRTRFWLLGTTLAVYAATVIGVLTTSWLVKLDWQVMLFRPYKQWPEFHTFLDYFVVMGQRGPTAVAVAAWLGWCCYRQRTLRPLLALGTSLLLLNATVGAVKIGFGRLGPHYATTVGSNEMWGTGDIFPSGHTANAVVTWGILAYLATTPVARRVASLIAAGFAFGVGMTTVYLGTHWLSDVVLGWAAGVLVLLALPWLEPAMARAEVLLLTLWRRLRERRAPVPVPSGRPVAGTPLATPRTARDDELPTRETVAVVRPGTATGRSPDGRPLHPVRQHTMRSERTPVTPVGSRRPPHADRVPRATAPFGPSGASRGRTATGG is encoded by the coding sequence GTGCGTACCGAAGACAAGCTCCCCGCGACCGAGGAGCGAAGGCCCGATCTCGCGCGACCGCGCATGACCCGAACACGCTTCTGGCTGCTCGGGACCACGCTGGCGGTCTACGCGGCGACCGTGATCGGCGTGCTCACCACCTCATGGCTGGTGAAGCTCGACTGGCAGGTCATGCTCTTCCGGCCCTACAAGCAGTGGCCCGAGTTCCACACCTTCCTGGACTACTTCGTGGTCATGGGCCAGCGCGGGCCCACCGCCGTGGCCGTCGCCGCCTGGCTGGGGTGGTGCTGCTACCGGCAGCGCACCCTGCGCCCGCTGCTGGCGCTGGGCACCTCCCTGCTGCTGCTGAACGCCACCGTGGGCGCGGTGAAGATCGGCTTCGGCCGGCTCGGTCCGCACTACGCGACCACCGTGGGGTCCAACGAGATGTGGGGCACCGGCGATATATTTCCTTCGGGTCATACCGCGAACGCCGTGGTCACCTGGGGCATTCTGGCCTACCTGGCGACCACCCCGGTGGCCCGCAGGGTCGCCTCGCTGATCGCCGCGGGCTTCGCCTTCGGGGTCGGCATGACCACCGTCTACCTCGGCACCCACTGGCTGAGCGATGTGGTGCTGGGCTGGGCGGCCGGGGTGCTGGTGCTGCTGGCGCTGCCCTGGCTGGAGCCCGCCATGGCCCGCGCCGAGGTGCTGCTGCTGACCCTGTGGCGCCGGTTGCGCGAGCGCCGGGCGCCCGTGCCGGTGCCGTCCGGGCGGCCGGTCGCCGGGACTCCGCTGGCCACCCCGCGCACCGCCCGCGACGACGAGCTGCCCACCCGCGAGACCGTGGCCGTGGTCCGGCCCGGCACCGCCACCGGCCGGAGCCCCGACGGGCGGCCCCTCCACCCGGTCCGCCAGCACACGATGCGCTCCGAACGCACTCCGGTCACCCCGGTCGGCAGCCGCCGGCCGCCGCACGCCGACCGGGTGCCGCGCGCCACGGCGCCCTTCGGCCCGTCCGGCGCCTCCCGGGGCCGGACGGCCACCGGAGGCTGA
- a CDS encoding GvpL/GvpF family gas vesicle protein, with protein MTEGLRYAYAVVRDTGAPEAALDALTALEGVTGVADESVYAVRHLGLAVLAGAVPAEDYDEGSLRERLEDMAWLEKMARAHQRVVDTAGAESCVIPVRLATVCHGDEGLRRMLATGRERFVSALDRLEGRVEWGVKAYATQPVAEKPPAGTANAADAPNSPSAPNSPGAMSGRDYLRRRKAQRQAAERRWGDTEEGARLVHDTLSGLAEQSRLHPPQDPRLSGISDRNVLNAAYLVRRADSADFAERVGELAGRTPALRVELTGPWAPYSFAAMDETSTSVDETSTAIDETSGAEGETESAGADG; from the coding sequence ATGACCGAAGGACTGCGGTACGCCTACGCGGTCGTGCGCGACACCGGTGCGCCGGAGGCCGCCCTGGACGCCCTCACCGCCCTGGAGGGGGTGACCGGCGTCGCGGACGAATCGGTGTACGCGGTACGCCATCTGGGGCTCGCCGTGCTGGCGGGCGCCGTACCGGCCGAGGACTACGACGAGGGCTCGCTGCGGGAGCGGCTGGAGGACATGGCCTGGCTGGAGAAGATGGCCCGGGCCCACCAGCGGGTGGTCGACACCGCCGGTGCCGAGTCCTGTGTCATACCGGTCCGGCTGGCCACCGTGTGCCACGGCGACGAGGGGCTGCGGCGAATGCTCGCCACCGGGCGGGAACGGTTCGTCTCGGCGCTTGACCGGCTGGAGGGCCGGGTCGAATGGGGCGTCAAGGCGTATGCCACCCAGCCCGTCGCCGAGAAGCCGCCCGCCGGGACCGCGAACGCCGCGGACGCCCCGAACTCCCCGAGCGCCCCGAACTCCCCGGGCGCCATGTCCGGCCGCGACTATCTGCGCCGCCGCAAGGCCCAGCGGCAGGCCGCCGAGCGACGCTGGGGCGATACGGAGGAGGGCGCGCGGCTGGTGCACGACACCCTCAGCGGGCTGGCCGAGCAGTCCCGGCTGCATCCGCCGCAGGACCCCCGGCTGTCGGGGATCTCCGACCGCAATGTGCTGAACGCCGCGTATCTGGTGCGGCGCGCGGACAGCGCCGACTTCGCCGAGCGGGTCGGTGAGCTGGCCGGGCGGACCCCCGCGCTGCGGGTGGAGCTGACCGGCCCCTGGGCGCCGTACTCCTTCGCCGCCATGGACGAGACCTCCACCTCCGTGGACGAGACCTCCACCGCCATCGACGAGACCTCCGGTGCGGAAGGGGAGACCGAGAGCGCGGGGGCGGACGGATGA
- a CDS encoding membrane protein, which produces MTDLAQAGTAPLSDDGRPGRAAGRALRRAAPALLAYAGTRLLGLVVLAIWGAFADKSPHQLLSARWDSLWYTRIAAEGYGYTLHLPDGAVHSNLAFFPLLPALERVISAITPLAVADAGLLVSSVTSLFAAWGIFAIGDLLYGRRVGVTLAVLWGVLPVGIVQSMAYSESLFTALAAWGVYAALTRQWLWAGLCAALAGLTRPVGAAVVAAVWVAAAVELLPHERRRQAWRSGPPVAHHHPQRKRFAPFLRPVAHHHPQRKRFAPFLRLLAGVVLAPLGWLGYVVWVALRTGSVTGYFDVQNGWGNGFDGGLAFAGFIGGLLIEPPFVGGLGLLLGVGALIWLAVRCVRQRQPLPLLAYGGAVLALALAAKGYFGSKPRLLIPAFPLLLPVAVALARLRPVRTALVLGSVGLASAVYGAFWLHGSGPP; this is translated from the coding sequence GTGACTGATCTCGCCCAGGCCGGCACCGCGCCGCTCAGCGACGACGGCCGACCGGGCCGCGCCGCTGGCCGCGCGCTGCGCCGGGCCGCCCCAGCACTGCTCGCATATGCGGGGACGCGCCTGCTCGGGCTTGTGGTTCTCGCGATCTGGGGAGCCTTCGCGGACAAGAGCCCGCACCAGTTGCTCTCCGCGCGCTGGGACTCGCTGTGGTACACCCGCATCGCCGCGGAGGGGTACGGCTACACACTCCATCTGCCCGACGGCGCGGTCCACTCCAACCTGGCGTTCTTCCCCCTGCTCCCGGCGCTGGAGCGAGTGATATCGGCCATAACCCCGCTGGCCGTGGCCGACGCCGGTCTGCTGGTGAGCTCGGTCACGTCCCTGTTCGCCGCCTGGGGGATCTTCGCGATCGGCGACCTGCTGTACGGACGGCGGGTGGGCGTCACGCTGGCCGTGCTGTGGGGTGTGCTGCCGGTCGGCATCGTGCAGTCGATGGCGTATTCGGAGTCCCTCTTCACGGCGCTGGCCGCCTGGGGGGTCTACGCGGCGCTCACCCGGCAGTGGCTGTGGGCGGGGCTGTGCGCGGCGCTGGCGGGGCTCACCCGGCCGGTGGGGGCCGCGGTGGTCGCCGCGGTCTGGGTGGCGGCCGCCGTGGAACTGCTGCCGCACGAGCGCCGGCGCCAGGCGTGGCGCAGCGGCCCACCCGTCGCCCACCACCACCCTCAACGGAAGCGCTTCGCGCCCTTTCTCAGACCCGTCGCCCACCACCACCCCCAACGGAAGCGCTTCGCGCCCTTTCTCCGGCTTCTCGCGGGCGTCGTGCTCGCGCCGCTGGGCTGGCTGGGCTATGTGGTGTGGGTCGCCCTCCGCACCGGGAGCGTCACCGGCTACTTCGACGTGCAGAACGGCTGGGGCAACGGCTTCGACGGCGGTCTGGCCTTCGCGGGCTTCATCGGGGGGCTGCTGATCGAGCCGCCCTTCGTGGGCGGGCTCGGGCTGCTGCTCGGCGTCGGGGCGCTGATCTGGCTCGCGGTCCGCTGTGTGCGGCAGCGCCAGCCGCTGCCGCTGCTGGCCTACGGCGGGGCGGTGCTCGCCCTGGCGCTGGCCGCGAAGGGGTACTTCGGCTCCAAGCCCCGGCTGCTGATACCGGCCTTCCCGCTGCTGCTGCCGGTCGCGGTCGCCCTGGCCCGGCTGCGCCCGGTGCGCACCGCGCTGGTCCTGGGGTCTGTGGGGCTCGCCTCGGCGGTGTACGGGGCCTTCTGGCTGCATGGCTCCGGGCCGCCCTGA
- the gvpO gene encoding gas vesicle protein GvpO, which yields MTDRSDETPEKTAAGDPSPLALLRAAREQLVELTGLHPESLPRLERTDDGWLLEAEVTELARVPETMSLMALYEVTLDPDGLLTGYRRLRRYERGRSDRR from the coding sequence ATGACTGACAGATCCGATGAGACCCCCGAGAAGACGGCGGCCGGCGACCCGAGTCCGCTGGCACTCCTGCGTGCCGCCCGTGAGCAGCTCGTCGAGCTGACGGGCCTGCACCCCGAGTCCCTCCCCCGTCTGGAGCGGACCGACGACGGGTGGCTGCTGGAGGCCGAGGTGACAGAGCTGGCCCGGGTGCCGGAGACGATGAGCCTGATGGCCCTCTACGAGGTGACCCTCGACCCGGACGGCCTGCTGACCGGCTACCGACGCCTGCGCCGCTACGAGCGCGGCCGGAGCGACCGCCGCTGA